The genomic stretch ggagcctccaagcagcagctcaactcaacacatgacaacagaagctgatggagaccactgtggaggatcacaagcagacaagctcttagctccactatcagatagtgaggacacaacgtcacactctcctcacactgatgatgaacactctaaagatgatgcaacatgtcacactgacaacacacacatcacatgttctcactgtgacaaaacttttaaatatccttgttatttgaaaagacacatgaggacacacaccggagaaaaaccttgtttctgctcagaatgtggtaaaagttttgtaacaAATGGAAATTTAAaatcacacatgagaacacacactggagaaaaacattttacctgctcagaatgtggtaacagTTTTGTAACAAATGGAAATttgaaagcacacatgagaacacacactggaaaaaaatatttttcctgctcagaatgtggtaaaagttttgtaatgaatcaaaatttaaaagtacacatgagaacacacactggtgaaaaacctttttcatgttcaatctgcggcaaagattttactcaaaggccccatttcaaagcacacatgagaacacacactggagaaaaacctttttcatgttcaatctgcagtaaagattttactcaaaggcaatatttgaaaacacacaagagaatacacactggagaaaaacctttttcctgctcagaatgtggtaaaagttttgtaacaaatcaaagtttaaaagtacacatgagaacacacactggagaaaaaccttttacctgctcAGAATGCAGTAAAAGATTTGCacgaaaacatgacttaaaaacacacatgagaacacacactggtgaaaaaccttttatatGTTCAGTATGTGGTAAAAGTTATATAGAAAGACAGCAATTAAAATTACACATGAGAAGGCACTCTGGTGAAAAACCATACTCCTGTTCAAGCTGCAACAAATGCTTTCTTCACCCAAAATCttttacagtacacatgagaacacacacaggagagaaagtgttgagttgcagtgtgtgtggtgaaagattctcttctaagtaccagtgtaagaaacacaagtgtgctggtgagaacagcagcagcaaatgaagatgcaggatttgaaataaactgtcaaaactttCACTTTGACTTTCCAACATCAGCACAtaaaacatgtgtgacatcattgttgtgtgtgtaacacaatcttgttATCATGCTTCTAACATTCATAGATCAGATACTTCAGATTAGTGCTTttatttcagtcaagtacatgagttaatatacacatttgtgtactttaaaatgaacagaacaatttgactgaaaaggtgagaataaacagtacagaaaatatgttacatacaataaacattttatttgtagATATTCATAATTCACTTTTATACTTATTCATAATAGTGTTTTATGTTTTTTGAAATAATGAAgtgttacatattttattttctaattgtaGATGACTCCATAGATGAACtcctttatatgatatacatatttgttttacatgtgttcatacctttgcttttgagtactcataaatccctcttagttcatatttactggttcacatctgaaacatcttctggaccacttctggaagcatattattattgactttatacatcatttgagcagttgtcttttatacaattttaaaatgtgtgactttatgaatcatttgttgggtctctataatccattCTATTAATTGTCTTTATTACTCTCTTGTGTAATATGAATCTTGttgtgtgattgttttatatgtatgtccccagacctttatgcaataaacaatgtatgcttcaactaaagttgggtacaataaatgtatttaatatttgtaggtatgtattttattctatttattatcGCAGTcaattttgttttaatgtttttttgtatgaCTTCCATGTAGTTTGCAGCTTACTTCattgtctagaccaggggtcctcaagtacaaatcttgaaggtccacaaatgttttttggaaacaggctgggtccgtttattatcggtcaagcttatataatagcaggaggtaggtagtttaacattttcttaaaattaacaaaaataaaataaatatccaataaaatacatgaaatattttctttgaaacaaaaataaataagaactttgaaaaaatgtgtcctctgcatttgacccatcccttgatcaccccctgggaggtgaggggagcagtgggcagcagcggcgccgtgcccgggaatcatttttggtgatttaacccccaattccaagccttgatgctgagtgccaagcagggaagaatgctggtatgagcttttaaacataacccgttaactgctgccaatcaaatggtgaataagatactctttagggttcatatgtttgtaaatctgactgtgttgaagtcagtgcctcaccagccatcaacctcaccgcacgttactgctctgttgctatttgttgttgtgtcatagatttaacaaaaatcttgcttgatgtttcatatgactttttcagcctcgtgatttctttttttcttagctctgattcatgaggaaatgtctcttcaaattcgcggtgctctttcagatagtgacgtttcagattttcacttttcaccagagcaacagtagagCAACCAGAGcaacacattggtctggtacttgcagtaggtaggatgaaaacatattgctctgtccattcttccttgaaacgtcggttttccctgtccacctttcttttaccagcctgagccaacttggagcatgccattgtgatttgattcacattcagtgactgacgagtgaacagttaacgaagtagcgatacgagacaactgtgtgcctgcagcgaaaggttccatgcactgtgcacatgacccaggtggtaacagcctatcagcgcgtcgttgtgaaagagatgacaacccataccccggaattagccaatcagagtggcgttctctcgctctcactccgtctctctctctttctctctctgagagagagagagagagagagagagagagagagacggagtgagtgagacatgagaagtgtaaacgaaacgtggagatatttgactaaaaacaacaaagaacgttgacttgcgctagcgataactcacagataaatacaattattatatttttttataataattataattataataattaaaaaaaacttctttttttaaaattttttttatttatttttttactataattcgtgctgggtccggacggacacgtcgctgggtccggacatggaccgcggtccgcctgttgaggatcaatGGTCTAGACTAAGTCAGCCTGGAGGATGTGTGTAATGTTGAGATGTATTGGAGATGTCTTGGTTTGTTTGGATGTTGTCAACCTGTCAATTGTTCTATTTAAACATGTTGTCAGATCTCACGAGACAAACTAAGCAACCAGCTCtattacttcttcttcttactggcAGTTTGCAGCCATGACTTGAAAGGTtcatactgccacctactggactGTAGAATGTAGTGTGGGCCATAGGACAGAAGGAGGAAATCCCGTTAAGAACCTGTGGAGGGCAGCAATACACCTAAGATCTTCTACTAGTCTGctggaagaagaaagaaaagtcTTAACGTGGGCATTATAGATCTATATTTTTAATCAGTGCATACATgtgcacatatatgtccttttatATAGGCTACCTTGTATTTTGTTTCCCAAGTATCCTGGTTCCTTGATTTGTGTCAGTAAAAATAATCTTCACTGGATCAATTTGAATTAGTGGATGGATAGCGGGAAAAGGAACAATATGTGACAAGGAAGGCTGTGCATGGTGCGAGTCACACAAGAtgccaagtggaacaaacatttgaacaaaggggttataggaacaatggtaaatggcttatacttgtatagcgcttttctaccttcaaggtactcaaagggctttgacactatttcatacttgccaaccctcccggattttccgggagactcccgaaattcagcgcctctcccgaaaacctcccgggacaaattttctcccgaaaatctcccgaaattcaggcccacaacataaacagcatacctgcccaatcatgttataactgtagaatgatggagggcgagttcttggtttcttatgtggatttcttgttaggcagtttcattaacgtcctcccagcgtggcaacaacacacaacaacagcagtcacgtttttgtataccgtaaagcagttcgtctgccgtaaacagcaatgttgtgacactcttaaacaggacaatactgccatctagtgcatttgatgaaagcacttttgtgcgtgccacacagaatgcatcatcatgttcagcatggttcgaaaaatagtgacagagaatagaacaaggatggacaattcaacccttaactcaacaatgagtagatgagtgttatgtgtgtgtgtatatgtgtaaataaatgaacactgaaattcaagtatttctcttatttatatatatatatatatatatatatatatatatatatatatatatatatatatatatatatatatatatgtatatatatatatacatatatatatatatatatatatatatatatatataataaaatacatatatatatatatacgtatatatatatatatacgtatatatatatatatatatatatatacgtatatatatatatatatacgtatatatatatatatatatatatatatatatatatatatatatatatatatatatatatatatatatatatatagctagaattcactgaacgtcaagtatttcttatatatatatatatatatatatatatatatatatatatatatatctatgaaatacttgacttggtgaattctagctgtaaatatacttttccccttttggccacgcccccaaccacgcccccgtcccaccccgaccacgcccaccccaccccctcccgaaatcggaggtctcaaggttggcaagtatgcaataatgtgtttcctatttgaaaatgataattccacagtgacgcattggaagagttcctcaacagctaaacacatatcatttacaatactacagctgatatttttgtccacatacagagccacacctcctcctctcttatttttacggttggtgcaaaacatttcatacccatttaattcaaactcattacttgtattctcattcatccatgtctctgaaatagttataatattaaatggagatttgaattgattcaaatagtcctgcatatcatcaaaatgagaatatagactcctgctattaaaatgtactagagatatgttattatattgcataaatgtgacgtcagtataatataaacaatcattgttggtgttttgaggAGCATTTCTATCTGGATCCATTTCACTCATAAATCTTTGTGATTTGTAGTTGATGTGGTCTGAGAAACTGATCCATTCCAAATTGTGGGAGTTGATCAAATCTTCATTCTCCTCTATTTCAGAGGAGAATTCACTATCAGAACTATCCATATAGAGTCATTTCAGAAACATGAAAAGAAGAAGAGGGTGTGTGATCATGGTCAGATAAATCATTCCTCTGTTCATGAAACATGAACAAGAGAAGAGGGCATCTGGTCaaggacacacaacacaaacatgcacactggtcaaggacacacaacacaaacatgcacactggtcaaggacacacaacacaaacatgcacacaactggaccattcaagcaaacacataaacaatctctcatccacacacacaaaaacatacactcgtacactgcaggcaataaaataaacatggaaaacaaaaaacaaaacaaaacaaaaagcaccCCCCAAGAGCTACTAAATATCTAATTGcaaaagtaaaaaaactaaagaagtaatattaacaaaaatatacacacatacatatacacatacatacatacacacatacatacacacacacatatatatatatatatatatatatatatatatatatacatacatatatatatatatatatatacatatatatatatatatatatatatatatatatatatatatatatatatatatatatatatatatatatatatatatatatatatatatatatatatatatatatatatatatatatacatacatacatatatatatacatacatacacatgcacatcATACATGCATGAGGCGTGGTAAGTATCACATATTTAATATGGAACaacttcaaaatgcaaaaatagttTCCTAAATAATTCCCATTCATCACACCATTTTCATAGATAGGTTCGGATAAcaaatagaaacaaataaaaataaaaataaaactcttATACATCTTCTGCGTACAAAATAATATTGTGgtttagtaaaaaaaagaaaaaagaaaaacagaaaaaagaaaaacagtcaCGTGGCAACATGTCGCGTCAACAACCCAGGAAGTAAACAGATCCATGTCTGTCTCCAGCACACAAGCACAACCATGAAAAAGTCTCATTGaagaaaaatcaaacaaaaatagtCTTACCAGGTGTGGTATGTCCATGTCTCTGTGTGGGTACCCCCAAGTTCTTACCAAGTGTGGTATGTCCATGTCTCTGTGTGGGTACCCCCAAGTTCTTACCAAGTGTGGTATGTCCATGTCTCTGTGTGGGTACCCCCAAGTTCTTACCAAGTGTGGTATGTCCATGTCTCTGTGTGGGTACCCCCAAGTTCTTACCAAGTGTGGTATGTCCATGTCTCTGTGTGGGTACCCCCAAGTTCTTACCAAGTGTGGTATGTCCATGTCTCTGTGTGGGTACCCCCAAGTTCTTACCAAGTGTGGTATGTCCATGTCTCTGTGTGGGTACCCCCAAGTTCAGTGGAGTTTACGAGGCTGCAGAGATGAACTTTTCAGCGTCTGCTGGATTGTCAAAAAAGTGTTGTTGGGAGCCTTTGGAGAGTTTGATAGTTGCTGGATAAATGAGAAAGGCTTCAAAGCCAGCTTTCCGAGCGCTGTACATAGTACATAGTACATAGTACATAGTACATAGTACATAGTACATAGTACATAGTACATTGTGGAGTAGCAGGGTTGTCTCAGCTTGGCCGTGGCGTCACTGTAGTCCGGGGCAAAGTGAACAGAGTTCCCGGAGAGCTGAAGAGGAACTTTCCTAGCCTCCTTCAGGATGCGCTCCCTATCCGTGTACCTCAGACATTTCACAATCATCGCCCTGGGACGGGGAGATTGTCGCGGGGGGCCGATGCGATGAGCCCGCATGAGCTCCGGAGGATTTGCAGCCAAGGCAGGGAACCACTAGGGGATGTTGGCGGCCAGGTAAGACAGCGCGTTATTTCCTTCTTCACCTTCTTTGATGTTGATGATTCTAATGTTATCCCTCCTGCTTCTGTCCTCCACATCTATCATTTTTTCTCAATCTTCGTGAGCATGCTAGTGAAATTGAGCATAGCGTCCTCGTTGCTCTGGACACGTGTTTCAATAGAAGACACTTCATTGCGGACAGATTCTATATCGGCAGCATGCTTGGAGAAAGTATCTTGAATTGAACCAAGTTGATCCTCCAATCGCTGGAATCGCTATCCTCAGCCTCATTGAAAAATGTCCTGAGTAAAGTCTCAAGATAGGTCTCAGTGACGACAGGTGTTTGAGACGAGGACTCCATTGTTGCCCTTTTCATCAAACTTTTGTAATGGGTGTGCAACAAATAAGGAAAGCGTTGTTCATAAAAGAAAAAATTATGGCAGAAATCCAAGTAGCTTAGAGTTTTTTAGAGTATGCACAGGGGAGCTTCAGTTTTGGACGTGCTCTACTCCGCCATCTTATTCGATATTTGAGGTACCATCTTTTTATATATTCCTTCTTTCACTGTCTGGGTGTGCGCTAAAGCTAAACAGCACCACCTGACcaccaaaggagatgttggtgtgtaagtgtctggaaaacaactgctttaagtcataacttaaaggtTGGCCTTTGAGCTCGACAGGTAGTCTCCTTTCAAGGATAAGGTTGTCACTTTTGCATTcccaagtcccaattagggcctcttttcctacgagaagtgatccaattcgcctgcgaatatcaaactaaggggccttatcttctcatgtgctcaaactgaaatagcaCTGTTTACTCAAACCTGATGGTTTGCTTTCTCccagatgaatatgaacattcaccaagTGTAGAACATGATATGACTTCATTAATGCACTTCATTTTATgtactcaggagtttgcacttaacctgctctctggaatattcccccggtgactgtgtgagttttgtgtaaacatgttgatacacattgttacaaactgagaggaacatcaacctctcataaatattgtgtgtctgaaactCTCGTTTTTGCGAACAACATAAAACCATCAGTGcatcatcctcacatgacaattcatcttcctaaaCAATCAGTGCCTTGCtcggcaacgcatacttggtctgaAAAGGAGCTTTGGGAAAGATGCAAGATTTCAAACATCTGATGTCACAAAATGGCGCATTGAAAATCCTGCAGACAGAGCCTCAAGAAGAGTTCAAGTGGATGAGTTAGTGACTCACAAAGGATGGATAGAAGGCCTTGAGTTTTTGAAGAAAGAGAGGAAGAGTGGCCAGCTGATATCTTGGAGTATGGGATTGCAGCGGAGGACACTGAGGTAAAAAAGGAGCTCAGCACCAATGCAGTTATTGATACTCCAAGTGCTACTCACCAACTGATCACTTACTTCTCCCATTGGAAACGGTTGAAGAGGTCAGTTGCCTGGATCCTGAAAATAAGGACTCTACTGGAGATGAG from Nerophis lumbriciformis linkage group LG26, RoL_Nlum_v2.1, whole genome shotgun sequence encodes the following:
- the LOC140676614 gene encoding uncharacterized protein, with the protein product MDKEEPQPFHIKEEEEAPHTLQMQREENNPLTSHFKEEEEEHSISQEWLEEFHVIVKSEDDEVKGEREAEPPSSSSTQHMTTEADGDHCGGSQADKLLAPLSDSEDTTSHSPHTDDEHSKDDATCHTDNTHITCSHCDKTFKYPCYLKRHMRTHTGEKPCFCSECGKSFVTNGNLKSHMRTHTGEKHFTCSECGNSFVTNGNLKAHMRTHTGKKYFSCSECGKSFVMNQNLKVHMRTHTGEKPFSCSICGKDFTQRPHFKAHMRTHTGEKPFSCSICSKDFTQRQYLKTHKRIHTGEKPFSCSECGKSFVTNQSLKVHMRTHTGEKPFTCSECSKRFARKHDLKTHMRTHTGEKPFICSVCGKSYIERQQLKLHMRRHSGEKPYSCSSCNKCFLHPKSFTVHMRTHTGEKVLSCSVCGERFSSKYQCKKHKCAGENSSSK